In Rhodanobacter humi, the following are encoded in one genomic region:
- a CDS encoding superoxide dismutase, with amino-acid sequence MAIELPPLPYEKNALEPHISAETLEYHYGKHHQAYVTNLNKLIEGTEFADAALEDIIRKSSGGVFNNAAQIWNHTFYWNSLSPSSPQGRGGKEPTGKLADAISKAFGSFEKFKEEFSKSAAGNFGSGWTWLVQRPDGALGIVNTSNAATPITGSDKPLLTVDVWEHAYYIDYRNARPKYLEAFWNLVNWEFAAKNLA; translated from the coding sequence ATGGCGATCGAACTCCCCCCGTTGCCCTACGAAAAGAACGCGCTCGAACCGCACATCTCCGCCGAGACGCTGGAGTACCACTACGGCAAGCATCACCAGGCCTACGTGACCAACCTCAACAAGCTGATCGAGGGCACCGAGTTCGCGGATGCGGCGCTGGAAGACATCATCAGGAAGTCCTCCGGCGGCGTGTTCAACAACGCCGCGCAGATCTGGAACCACACCTTCTACTGGAACTCGCTGAGCCCCAGCTCCCCCCAAGGCCGGGGCGGCAAGGAACCCACCGGCAAGCTGGCCGACGCGATCAGCAAGGCGTTCGGCTCGTTCGAGAAGTTCAAGGAGGAGTTCAGCAAGTCCGCCGCCGGCAACTTCGGCTCGGGCTGGACCTGGCTGGTGCAGCGCCCGGACGGCGCGTTGGGCATCGTCAACACCTCCAACGCGGCCACGCCGATCACCGGCAGCGACAAGCCGCTGCTCACCGTGGACGTGTGGGAACACGCCTACTACATCGACTACCGCAACGCCCGCCCGAAGTACCTGGAAGCGTTCTGGAACCTGGTCAACTGGGAATTCGCGGCGAAGAACCTCGCCTGA
- a CDS encoding SDR family NAD(P)-dependent oxidoreductase, with translation MMLPTMRLPAGGVPARTSLAGRVVLVTGAYGGLGGAVARAASRAGATVIISGKRKRQLEQLYDAMLTEGLAEPVIHPLDMETATPREYAALADGLRHDFGRLDGIAHCAASFAGLTPLAMHKPDDWLRAMHVNVNAPFALTQACLPLLQEAPDSAVVFVLDDPVRLARAHWGAYGASKAALERFAAILHEETDESPLRVHALLPAPMRTRLRRQAYFGEDTMQHPLPDAAAEAMVWLLGAQAASARGHVLDLRETA, from the coding sequence ATGATGCTGCCGACGATGCGGCTTCCCGCGGGCGGGGTGCCTGCGCGTACCTCGCTGGCCGGTCGCGTGGTGCTGGTCACCGGCGCCTACGGCGGCCTCGGCGGTGCGGTGGCGCGCGCGGCGAGCCGCGCCGGCGCCACCGTCATCATCAGCGGCAAGCGCAAGCGCCAGCTGGAGCAGTTGTACGACGCGATGCTGACCGAGGGTCTGGCCGAGCCGGTGATCCATCCGCTGGACATGGAAACCGCCACGCCGCGCGAGTACGCCGCGCTGGCCGACGGCCTGCGCCACGATTTCGGCCGGCTCGACGGCATCGCGCACTGCGCCGCCAGTTTCGCCGGGCTCACTCCGCTCGCGATGCACAAGCCCGACGACTGGCTGCGTGCGATGCACGTGAACGTCAACGCGCCGTTCGCACTGACCCAGGCCTGCCTGCCGTTGCTGCAGGAAGCGCCCGACAGCGCGGTGGTGTTCGTGCTGGACGATCCGGTGCGGCTGGCGCGCGCGCACTGGGGTGCCTACGGCGCCTCGAAGGCGGCGCTGGAGCGCTTCGCCGCCATCCTGCACGAGGAAACCGACGAGAGCCCGCTGCGCGTGCACGCGCTGCTGCCTGCGCCGATGCGCACCCGCTTGCGCCGGCAGGCGTATTTCGGCGAGGACACGATGCAGCACCCGTTGCCGGACGCCGCGGCGGAAGCCATGGTCTGGCTGCTCGGCGCGCAGGCCGCGTCGGCGCGCGGCCATGTGCTCGATCTGCGGGAAACGGCGTGA
- a CDS encoding YhgN family NAAT transporter, whose amino-acid sequence MTTLSAGIMLFLIMDPLGNIPIFLSLLKDVPPKRRRRVMVRELLIALGVLLGFLVGGQVLLSLLQLKPDSISIAGGIVLFLIGIRMVFPPADGGGIFGKSGGGEPFIVPMAIPGVAGPSAMAALLLLTNTQPGRTADWAIALIGAWLATAVILLCSTYLFRWLGESVLTALERVMGMLLIALSVQMFLGGVAAYLHLHI is encoded by the coding sequence ATGACCACGTTGTCGGCGGGAATCATGCTGTTCCTGATCATGGACCCGCTGGGCAACATCCCGATCTTCCTCAGCCTGCTCAAGGACGTGCCGCCCAAGCGTCGCCGCCGCGTGATGGTGCGCGAGCTGCTGATCGCGCTGGGCGTGCTGCTGGGTTTCCTGGTGGGCGGGCAGGTGCTGCTGAGCCTGCTGCAGCTCAAGCCCGACTCGATCAGCATCGCCGGCGGCATCGTGCTGTTCCTGATCGGCATCCGCATGGTGTTCCCGCCGGCGGATGGCGGCGGCATCTTCGGCAAGTCCGGCGGCGGCGAGCCCTTCATCGTGCCGATGGCGATTCCCGGCGTGGCCGGCCCCTCGGCGATGGCGGCGCTGCTGCTGCTCACCAACACCCAGCCGGGACGCACCGCCGACTGGGCGATCGCGCTGATCGGCGCGTGGCTGGCCACGGCGGTGATCCTGCTGTGCTCCACCTACCTGTTCCGCTGGCTGGGCGAGAGCGTGCTGACCGCGCTGGAGCGCGTGATGGGCATGCTGCTGATCGCGCTGTCCGTGCAGATGTTCCTGGGCGGCGTGGCCGCGTATCTGCACCTGCACATCTGA
- the grxD gene encoding Grx4 family monothiol glutaredoxin, whose translation MDVNERIKSLLAAHPIVLFMKGTPEFPMCGFSSRAAQALQRAGAPFHAVNVLADPEIRAALPHYANWPTFPQLFIEGELIGGCDIVVDLEASGELARMAGDVTGAAQE comes from the coding sequence ATGGACGTAAACGAGCGAATCAAGTCGCTGCTCGCCGCGCACCCGATCGTGCTCTTCATGAAGGGCACGCCGGAGTTTCCGATGTGCGGTTTTTCCAGCCGCGCCGCGCAGGCGTTGCAGCGGGCCGGTGCGCCGTTCCACGCGGTGAACGTGCTGGCCGATCCGGAGATCCGCGCCGCGCTGCCGCACTACGCGAACTGGCCGACCTTCCCACAGCTGTTCATCGAGGGCGAGCTGATCGGCGGCTGCGACATCGTGGTGGACCTCGAGGCCTCCGGCGAACTGGCGCGCATGGCCGGCGACGTGACCGGGGCGGCGCAGGAATGA
- a CDS encoding phosphatidate cytidylyltransferase — MLFQRVITALLLAPLAILIILLLPTPWLAVVGAALFLGALEEWARLAGVHKASMRIALLVVAAALFVLLWFAHAGALVPLLLVLGVAWWLLACLWLGRFAFGAAPTPENRALKLAAGAFVMFPAWIAVIALHGREPHGHGWMLLALLIVWAADIGAYFSGRRFGKRKLAPQISPGKTRAGAYGALVAGTLVCLVGGWLLGVRGGALLGLAVLAVLTVAASIVGDLLESLMKRHAQVKDSGTIFPGHGGLLDRMDSVFAALPVFALGLWLLGI, encoded by the coding sequence ATGCTGTTCCAGCGCGTCATCACCGCCTTGCTGCTCGCGCCGCTGGCGATCCTGATCATCCTGCTGCTGCCCACGCCGTGGCTCGCCGTGGTCGGCGCCGCACTGTTCCTGGGCGCGCTGGAGGAATGGGCGCGCCTCGCCGGCGTGCACAAGGCATCCATGCGCATCGCCCTGCTGGTGGTCGCCGCCGCGCTGTTCGTGCTGCTGTGGTTCGCGCATGCCGGCGCGCTGGTGCCGCTGCTGCTGGTGCTGGGCGTGGCGTGGTGGCTGCTGGCCTGCCTGTGGTTGGGGCGTTTCGCGTTCGGCGCGGCGCCGACGCCGGAAAACCGCGCGCTGAAGCTCGCGGCCGGCGCCTTCGTGATGTTCCCCGCCTGGATCGCCGTGATCGCCCTGCACGGCCGCGAGCCGCACGGCCACGGGTGGATGCTGTTGGCGCTGCTCATCGTGTGGGCCGCCGACATCGGCGCGTATTTCAGCGGACGCCGGTTCGGCAAGCGCAAGCTGGCGCCGCAGATCAGCCCCGGCAAGACCCGCGCCGGCGCCTACGGCGCGCTGGTGGCCGGCACCCTGGTCTGCCTCGTCGGCGGCTGGCTGCTGGGCGTGCGCGGCGGCGCCCTGCTCGGCCTCGCCGTGCTGGCCGTGCTCACGGTTGCCGCCTCGATCGTGGGCGATCTGCTGGAAAGCCTGATGAAGCGCCATGCGCAGGTGAAGGATTCGGGCACGATCTTCCCCGGCCACGGCGGCCTGCTGGATCGCATGGACAGCGTGTTCGCCGCATTGCCGGTGTTCGCCCTGGGCCTGTGGCTGCTGGGGATATGA
- a CDS encoding TonB-dependent receptor translates to MNSRIRASVLPLAIASLLATATVPALAQDTSSSISGRVLDASGQPVAGATVQIVHEPSGTTKITTTGPDGRYAAQGLRVGGPFDVTASKAGMAQIEQKNVYLQLAQDTSVNLTVGAEQAKQVKDLGAVTVSASALMQTFTPDNKGIATNISQRELEATPAPDRSIQNIVRLDPRVVITDRARGEISAVGQNSRYNNITVDSMSANDPFGLNANGLPTLGTPISMDTIAEYNISTANFDVANRRGLGAAVNAVTKSGTNAFHGSVYYAFQNDKMIGDNEQGVSYNGFSRQWTGGATVGGPIIKDKLFFFASLEKSTQVAAGSPYGPADSGVASPIAGLTSAQVDQIRQIAAQKYGMTDIGNVGGGNSNLEDKRYLGKIDWNISNNHRASVTFSETKETKPIITGSTTNLRLSSGWYTTKVDNKSYALHFYDDWSEVFSTDTSVSYRDFDQHRGPYNGVPMPDITIYPTTYSAGPSVEFGTEYSSQANVLKVKTWNAAWAGTLFLGDHTVKGGVDFERNEYYNLFVQNLYGSYVFEDLSGNPGKNANTGIDNFNSGLYYSYRYNRPSDGLSLADTAAAYNLNQWGIFLQDTWQVNNNLSVQYGVRVDIPLMSDRPLYNPTFAAAPGVGVAANPNQATGGFGRSNQTTINGNRVVQPRMSFNYSFDTERMTQLRGGAGLFVSNTPGVWVGNIFSNSGMTQKQYFCGPGGTSPCKFAWPNANLPKFSADPFAQNNGTSGQMAVNTISPNFTIPTAWKLTLGFDKELPWWGLIATVDYQHIKQRDAIWYQSMNLGAPTGYLPDGRVTYYKLVNADPKASGQGIKANANPAFSDVINLDNSSKGSADSLTLALKKPFSNEWSGTFGFTWSRATEVNPGTSSVALSNWRYNQVKNANENVASTSNYSIPKRVIAGLNWQHRFFGDYATSASIFYDGHSGSPYSWTFGNDANGDGYVNDLVYIPKPGDVEFRKGTNQKYIDQFYEYIQSDKYLKDHQGGTARRNGARARWLNQVDLSFSQEIPGIFKGNKGVVRLDVYNFTNLLNKHWGIEKRQPFSSNGRYLADFYGVDPATGKFIYDISCGGAATCANYIQSGNYHPKDVPTYINNNDDLAQRWSLMLTLRYKF, encoded by the coding sequence ATGAACAGCCGAATTCGCGCCAGCGTCCTACCGCTGGCGATTGCCTCCCTGCTTGCCACGGCCACCGTGCCGGCGCTCGCCCAGGACACCTCCTCCTCGATCAGCGGCCGCGTGCTCGACGCCAGCGGCCAGCCGGTCGCCGGCGCCACCGTGCAGATCGTGCACGAGCCGTCGGGCACCACCAAGATCACCACCACCGGCCCGGACGGCCGTTACGCCGCGCAGGGCCTGCGCGTGGGCGGCCCGTTCGACGTCACCGCGTCCAAGGCCGGCATGGCCCAGATCGAGCAGAAGAACGTCTACCTGCAGCTGGCGCAGGACACCTCGGTCAACCTGACCGTGGGCGCCGAGCAGGCCAAGCAGGTGAAGGATCTGGGCGCGGTCACCGTGTCGGCCAGCGCGCTGATGCAGACCTTCACGCCGGACAACAAGGGCATCGCCACCAACATTTCGCAGCGTGAGCTGGAGGCCACGCCGGCACCGGACCGCTCGATCCAGAACATCGTGCGCCTGGACCCGCGCGTGGTGATCACCGACCGTGCCCGTGGCGAGATCTCCGCGGTGGGCCAGAACAGCCGCTACAACAACATCACCGTCGACTCGATGAGCGCGAACGACCCGTTCGGCCTCAACGCGAACGGCCTGCCCACGCTGGGCACGCCGATCTCGATGGACACCATTGCCGAATACAACATCTCCACCGCGAACTTCGACGTGGCGAACCGCCGTGGCCTCGGCGCGGCGGTGAACGCGGTGACCAAGAGTGGCACCAACGCGTTCCACGGCTCGGTGTACTACGCGTTCCAGAACGACAAGATGATCGGCGACAACGAGCAGGGCGTCAGCTACAACGGCTTCTCGCGCCAGTGGACCGGCGGCGCCACGGTGGGTGGCCCGATCATCAAGGACAAGCTGTTTTTCTTTGCCTCACTGGAAAAGAGCACCCAGGTGGCGGCGGGCAGCCCTTACGGCCCGGCCGATTCCGGTGTTGCCAGCCCGATCGCCGGCCTGACTTCGGCCCAGGTCGACCAGATTCGCCAGATCGCCGCGCAGAAGTACGGCATGACCGACATCGGCAACGTGGGCGGCGGCAACTCCAACCTCGAGGACAAGCGCTACCTCGGCAAGATCGACTGGAACATCAGCAACAACCACCGCGCCAGCGTCACCTTCAGCGAGACCAAGGAAACCAAGCCGATCATCACCGGCAGCACCACCAATCTGCGGCTGTCCAGTGGCTGGTACACCACCAAGGTCGACAACAAGAGCTACGCGCTGCATTTCTACGACGACTGGTCGGAGGTGTTCTCGACCGACACGTCCGTGTCCTATCGCGACTTCGACCAGCACCGCGGCCCGTACAACGGCGTGCCGATGCCGGACATCACCATTTATCCGACCACTTACTCGGCTGGTCCTTCGGTGGAGTTCGGTACCGAATACTCGAGCCAGGCCAACGTGCTGAAGGTGAAGACCTGGAACGCTGCCTGGGCGGGTACGCTGTTCCTCGGCGACCACACCGTGAAGGGCGGCGTCGACTTCGAACGCAACGAGTACTACAACCTGTTCGTGCAGAATCTGTACGGCAGCTACGTCTTCGAGGACCTGAGCGGCAACCCGGGCAAGAACGCGAACACCGGCATCGACAACTTCAACTCAGGCCTGTACTACAGCTATCGATACAACCGTCCCTCCGACGGCTTGTCGCTGGCCGACACGGCCGCCGCCTACAACCTGAACCAGTGGGGCATCTTCCTGCAGGATACCTGGCAGGTGAACAACAACCTGTCGGTGCAGTACGGCGTGCGTGTCGACATCCCGTTGATGAGCGATCGGCCGCTCTACAACCCGACCTTCGCGGCTGCGCCGGGCGTTGGCGTTGCGGCCAATCCGAACCAGGCCACGGGCGGTTTCGGCCGCAGCAACCAGACCACGATCAACGGCAACCGCGTGGTGCAACCGCGCATGTCGTTCAACTACAGCTTCGACACCGAACGCATGACCCAGTTGCGCGGCGGCGCGGGCCTGTTCGTGTCAAACACCCCGGGCGTGTGGGTCGGCAACATTTTCTCCAACTCCGGCATGACCCAGAAGCAGTACTTCTGTGGCCCGGGCGGCACGAGCCCGTGCAAATTCGCTTGGCCGAATGCGAATCTGCCGAAGTTCAGCGCGGACCCCTTTGCCCAGAACAACGGCACATCCGGGCAGATGGCGGTGAATACCATCTCGCCGAACTTCACGATCCCGACCGCATGGAAACTCACCCTGGGCTTCGACAAGGAGCTGCCGTGGTGGGGCCTGATCGCCACGGTGGACTACCAGCACATCAAGCAGCGTGACGCGATCTGGTACCAGAGCATGAATCTCGGCGCTCCCACCGGTTACCTGCCGGACGGTCGCGTCACCTACTACAAGCTCGTCAACGCCGATCCGAAGGCCAGCGGCCAGGGCATCAAGGCCAATGCCAATCCGGCCTTCTCGGATGTCATCAATCTGGACAATTCCAGCAAGGGCAGCGCGGACAGCCTGACTCTGGCGCTGAAAAAGCCCTTCTCGAACGAGTGGTCCGGCACGTTCGGCTTCACCTGGAGCCGCGCGACCGAGGTCAATCCGGGTACATCGAGCGTGGCGCTGTCTAACTGGCGTTACAACCAGGTCAAGAACGCGAACGAGAATGTCGCCAGCACCTCGAACTACTCGATTCCGAAGCGCGTGATCGCCGGGCTGAACTGGCAGCATCGCTTCTTCGGTGACTATGCGACCAGCGCCAGCATCTTCTACGATGGCCACTCGGGCTCCCCGTACAGCTGGACGTTCGGCAACGACGCCAATGGCGACGGCTACGTGAACGACCTGGTCTATATTCCGAAGCCGGGGGATGTCGAGTTCCGCAAGGGAACCAACCAGAAGTACATCGACCAGTTCTACGAATACATCCAGAGCGACAAATACCTGAAGGATCACCAGGGCGGGACTGCCCGTCGCAATGGTGCCCGCGCGCGCTGGCTCAATCAGGTCGACCTGAGCTTCAGTCAGGAAATTCCCGGGATCTTCAAGGGCAACAAGGGTGTCGTGCGCCTGGATGTCTACAATTTCACGAACCTGCTCAACAAGCACTGGGGCATCGAGAAACGCCAACCGTTCTCCAGCAACGGTCGTTATCTTGCGGACTTCTACGGTGTCGATCCGGCGACTGGCAAGTTCATCTACGACATCTCCTGCGGTGGCGCGGCGACTTGCGCCAACTACATCCAGAGCGGCAACTATCACCCGAAGGATGTCCCGACCTACATCAACAACAACGACGACCTGGCCCAGCGCTGGTCGCTCATGCTGACGCTGCGTTACAAGTTCTGA
- the pyrH gene encoding UMP kinase has protein sequence MSDQPLYRRILLKLSGEALMGEADYGIDPKVIGRLAEEIIEVRKAGVEVGVVIGGGNIFRGEGLAASGMDRVTGDHMGMLATVMNALAMADAIEKRGGYARVMSAIQIHDVAEDFIRRRAIRHIEKGRIALFAAGTGNPFFTTDSAAALRAVEIGADLLLKATKVDGVYTADPARHPDATRYDQLTYDEVIQRNLKVMDTAAIALCRDHNTPLRIYDMTVPGNLLRIMRGEPVGTLVRN, from the coding sequence ATGAGCGACCAGCCCCTGTACCGCCGCATCCTGCTCAAGCTCTCCGGCGAAGCGCTGATGGGCGAGGCCGACTACGGCATCGACCCGAAGGTGATCGGGCGGCTGGCCGAGGAGATCATCGAGGTACGCAAGGCCGGCGTGGAAGTGGGCGTGGTGATCGGCGGCGGCAACATCTTCCGCGGCGAGGGCCTGGCCGCGTCCGGCATGGACCGCGTCACCGGCGACCACATGGGCATGCTGGCCACCGTGATGAACGCGCTGGCGATGGCCGACGCGATCGAGAAGCGCGGCGGCTACGCCCGCGTGATGAGCGCGATCCAGATCCACGACGTGGCCGAGGACTTCATCCGCCGCCGCGCGATCCGCCACATCGAGAAGGGCCGCATCGCGCTGTTCGCGGCCGGCACCGGCAACCCGTTCTTCACCACCGACTCGGCCGCCGCGCTGCGCGCGGTGGAGATCGGCGCGGACCTGCTGCTCAAGGCCACCAAGGTCGACGGCGTGTACACCGCCGATCCCGCCCGCCACCCGGATGCCACCCGCTACGACCAGCTCACCTACGACGAGGTGATCCAGCGCAACCTCAAGGTGATGGACACCGCCGCGATCGCGCTGTGCCGCGACCACAACACGCCGCTGCGCATCTACGACATGACGGTGCCGGGCAACCTGCTGCGCATCATGCGCGGCGAACCGGTGGGCACCCTGGTGCGCAACTGA
- a CDS encoding 1-deoxy-D-xylulose-5-phosphate reductoisomerase yields the protein MKRVAVMGATGSIGASTLDVIARHPDRFRASVLSAHRNVDALAALCATHRPELAVIAEPALEGELARRLAAAGVRCEVASGHHALTAAASGTLCDTVVAAIVGAAGLDSTLAAARAGKRLLLANKESIVLGGPLLLEALRAGGGELIPVDSEHNAIFQCLPGGRPELAKSGVRRLILTASGGPFRGRTRAELATVTPDQACKHPKWSMGRKISVDSATLMNKGLEVIEAHHLFGADADAIEVAVHPQSLVHSLVEYVDGSVLAQLGNPDMRTAIAHALAWPERVASGVTPLDLATCGALEFEAPDLDTFRCLALAYQALRAGGDAPAILNAANEVAVEAFLAGALPFLAIAEVVEGVLAELPPLAVVDVESLVARDGEARAAARRMLRRAC from the coding sequence ATGAAACGCGTCGCCGTCATGGGCGCCACCGGCTCGATCGGCGCCAGCACGCTGGACGTGATCGCGCGGCATCCGGACCGCTTCCGCGCCAGCGTGCTCAGCGCGCACCGCAACGTGGATGCGCTGGCGGCGCTGTGCGCCACGCATCGCCCCGAACTGGCGGTGATCGCCGAGCCCGCGCTGGAAGGCGAGCTGGCGCGCCGGCTCGCCGCAGCCGGCGTGCGCTGCGAGGTGGCCAGCGGCCATCACGCGCTCACCGCCGCCGCATCCGGCACGTTGTGCGACACCGTGGTGGCCGCGATCGTCGGCGCCGCGGGGCTGGACTCCACGCTGGCCGCCGCGCGGGCAGGCAAGCGCCTGCTGCTGGCGAACAAGGAATCCATCGTGCTCGGTGGCCCGCTGCTGCTGGAGGCGCTGCGCGCCGGTGGCGGCGAACTGATCCCGGTCGACTCCGAACACAACGCGATCTTCCAGTGCCTGCCCGGCGGTCGTCCGGAGCTGGCGAAGAGCGGCGTGCGCCGGCTGATCCTCACCGCCTCCGGTGGCCCGTTCCGCGGCCGCACACGCGCCGAACTGGCGACGGTGACGCCGGACCAGGCCTGCAAGCATCCGAAGTGGTCGATGGGCCGCAAGATCTCGGTGGATTCGGCCACCCTGATGAACAAGGGCCTGGAAGTGATCGAGGCGCACCACCTGTTCGGCGCGGACGCCGACGCGATCGAGGTGGCGGTGCACCCGCAGAGCCTGGTGCACTCGCTGGTGGAATACGTGGACGGCTCGGTGCTGGCCCAGCTCGGCAACCCGGACATGCGTACCGCGATCGCCCATGCGCTGGCCTGGCCCGAACGCGTGGCATCGGGCGTGACGCCGCTGGACCTCGCCACTTGCGGCGCACTGGAATTCGAGGCGCCGGATCTGGACACTTTCCGCTGCCTCGCCCTCGCCTACCAGGCGCTGCGCGCGGGTGGCGACGCGCCGGCGATCCTGAACGCGGCGAACGAGGTGGCGGTGGAGGCCTTCCTGGCCGGCGCCCTGCCGTTCCTCGCCATCGCCGAGGTGGTGGAGGGTGTGCTGGCGGAACTGCCGCCGCTTGCCGTGGTCGATGTGGAGTCTCTGGTCGCACGCGACGGCGAGGCGCGGGCCGCGGCCCGGCGCATGCTGCGGCGGGCTTGCTGA
- the uppS gene encoding polyprenyl diphosphate synthase, with translation MTIPRHIAIVMDGNGRWAKARHRPRSFGHNAGRKAVREVVEGCLREGVAALTLFAFSSENWKRPAEEVGALMALFVRALDKETDELHAQGVRLRFVGDLAAFDAPLRERMQAAMARTAGNRKLQLNIAVNYGGRWEIAHAAREAAAAVARGELTVAAIDESALDRFMCLAELPPLDLFIRTGGECRLSNFLLWQAAYAELHFTDTLWPDFDQACLHRAIEDYGRRERRYGRTGDQIATDSQG, from the coding sequence ATGACCATCCCCCGCCACATCGCCATCGTGATGGACGGCAACGGCCGTTGGGCGAAGGCGCGCCACCGGCCGCGCAGCTTCGGCCACAACGCCGGCCGCAAGGCGGTGCGCGAGGTGGTGGAAGGCTGCCTGCGCGAAGGCGTCGCGGCGCTCACCCTGTTCGCGTTCTCCAGCGAGAACTGGAAGCGGCCCGCGGAGGAAGTCGGCGCGCTGATGGCGCTGTTCGTGCGTGCGCTGGACAAGGAAACCGACGAGCTGCATGCCCAGGGCGTGCGGCTGCGCTTCGTGGGCGACCTGGCCGCGTTCGACGCGCCGCTGCGCGAGCGCATGCAGGCCGCAATGGCGCGCACCGCGGGCAACCGCAAGTTGCAGCTCAATATCGCGGTGAACTACGGCGGCCGCTGGGAGATCGCCCACGCTGCGCGCGAGGCCGCCGCCGCGGTGGCACGCGGCGAGCTGACCGTCGCGGCCATCGACGAATCCGCGCTCGACCGCTTCATGTGCCTGGCCGAGTTGCCACCGCTGGACCTGTTCATCCGCACCGGCGGCGAATGCCGGCTCAGCAACTTCCTGCTGTGGCAGGCGGCCTATGCCGAACTGCATTTCACCGATACCCTGTGGCCGGACTTCGACCAGGCCTGCCTGCACCGGGCGATCGAGGACTATGGCCGACGCGAACGCCGCTACGGCCGCACCGGCGATCAGATCGCCACGGACTCCCAGGGGTAA
- the frr gene encoding ribosome recycling factor, whose translation MINDIKTDAQTRMGKSIDALKHELTRLRTGRASTALVDGIKVPAYGSEMPLNQVASVALGDSRSIIITPFDKSLVGPVEKAILASDIGITPTTAGTVIRLNMPPLTEERRKELAKHVSHEGESAKIAIRNVRRDALQKLKDLLKDKQISEDEERRADDEIQKLTDRFVKDVDGVVKAKEDELMSM comes from the coding sequence ATGATCAACGACATCAAGACCGATGCCCAGACCCGCATGGGCAAGAGCATCGATGCGCTCAAGCACGAGCTCACCCGCCTGCGCACCGGCCGCGCCAGCACCGCGCTGGTGGACGGCATCAAGGTGCCCGCCTACGGTTCGGAGATGCCGCTGAACCAGGTGGCCTCGGTCGCCCTGGGCGATTCGCGCTCCATCATCATCACGCCGTTCGACAAGAGCCTGGTCGGCCCGGTCGAGAAGGCCATCCTCGCCTCGGACATCGGCATCACGCCGACCACCGCCGGCACCGTGATCCGCCTCAACATGCCGCCGCTCACCGAGGAGCGCCGCAAGGAATTGGCCAAGCACGTGTCGCACGAGGGCGAGAGCGCGAAGATCGCGATCCGCAACGTGCGCCGTGACGCGTTGCAGAAGCTGAAGGATCTGCTCAAGGACAAGCAGATCAGCGAGGACGAGGAGCGCCGCGCCGACGACGAGATCCAGAAACTGACCGACCGTTTCGTGAAGGACGTCGACGGCGTGGTGAAGGCCAAGGAAGACGAGTTGATGTCCATGTAA